In Helianthus annuus cultivar XRQ/B chromosome 8, HanXRQr2.0-SUNRISE, whole genome shotgun sequence, a single genomic region encodes these proteins:
- the LOC110870956 gene encoding SHUGOSHIN 1, translated as MEAQSVHDSKFNFFTEDEPKVVEKTKGKSKVRGRRTLADISNIPQGFTGLKGHKSGPSSDALSFRKHIDQLQKENAELMKRLAEKNKVIELSGTEMQKLRVTLEKVKEQNLQLAQSNNQMLEEVRSHKERQKALNHELGCKNGLIVAKNLELEGKDIARMCQADDIGHNKVTEPEETEVCTVAEGDADKRSTNGRRQISKSLVHSNKTIQDNDKGKTKRRQRRQSAKFKLDEPKPTLDSLKINITDAAAAAAAADDDDDDDEFKVDEPKSTQDSLKINNIDAAAADDDDDGKLKVDDSSAGTSSSSSEMKDKEGDSFQDNNKPCEHRKTSLSRPVREAAKKVQSYKEINLVVKMRRE; from the exons ATGGAAGCTCAATCCGTTCATGATTCGAAGTTTAATTTCTTCACTGAAG ATGAGCCCAAAGTAGTAGAAAAGACAAAGGGTAAATCGAAAGTTCGAGGAAGGAGAACCCTTGCTGACATCAGCAACATACCACAAGGATTTACAGGTTTAAAAGGTCACAAGTCAGGGCCAAGTTCAGATGCTTTAAGTTTCAGAAAGCATATTGATCAGCTTCAaaag GAAAACGCAGAACTTATGAAGCGCTTAGCAGAGAAAAA TAAAGTTATTGAACTAAGTGGAACCGAGATGCAAAAACTGAGGGTCACTTTGGAGAAGGTGAAGGAGCAGAATTTGCAGCTTGCTCAGTCAAACAACCAAATGCTAGAA GAAGTACGTTCGCACAAGGAAAGG CAAAAAGCTCTGAATCATGAGCTTGGATGCAAAAATGGTTTGATTGTTGCAAAAAACTTGGAGTTGGAG GGAAAAGACATAGCCAGAATGTGCCAAGCAGATGATATCGGT CACAATAAGGTGACCGAGCCAGAGGAGACAGAAGTTTGTACGGTAGCAGAAGGCGATGCTGACAAACGTTCTACTAACGGCAGAAGACAAATATCCAAAA GTTTAGTCCATTCTAATAAAACAATTCAAGATAATGACAAGGGTAAAACCAAAAGGCGTCAAAGAAGGCAATCTGCAAAGTTTAAGCTTGATGAGCCCAAACCTACTCTAGACTCACTCAAGATAAACATtactgatgctgctgctgctgctgctgctgctgatgatgatgatgatgatgatgagtttaaGGTTGATGAGCCCAAATCTACTCAAGACTCACTTAAGATAAACAATAtcgatgctgctgctgctgatgatgatgatgatggtaaaTTGAAAGTGGATGATTCTAGTGCAGggacttcatcatcatcatcggaaATGAAAGATAAAGAAGGTGATTCTTTTCAAGATAACAACAAACCTTGTGAACATAGAAAAACATCCCTTTCGAGGCCGGTACGCGAAGCAGCCAAGAAAGTTCAGTCTTACAAAGAAATCAATCTTGTTGTGAAGATGAGAAGAGAGTGA